The Streptomyces sp. NBC_01142 genome has a window encoding:
- a CDS encoding glycosyltransferase, whose amino-acid sequence MRVLLMSYGSRGDVEPLAGLAVQLRALGAEVRVCAPPDEEFAALLAGVGVPLVPFGQSVRALVTGATPASPPDPFRIAAELVAAHFDTVAAAAEGCDVLVATGLMPAGVRSVAEKLGIRYVYACFHPFELPSPHYLPSPRPGRPFPPEVTDNRVLWDLDAEKVNALYGEALNTHRASIGLPPVDNVRDHVFTDQPWMAADPVLGPWQELTDLDLVQTGAWILPDERPLPEELEAFLDAGTPPVYVGFGSMPMRAPKDAAQVAIEAIRAHGRRVLVSRGWADLTLIDDRDDCFAVGEVNHQALFRRVAAVVHHGGAGTTTTAARAGAPQVVVPQFVDQPYWAGRVAELGIGAAHDGPTPTFESLSAALRTALTPETRTRASAVAGTIRTDGTTVAAKLLLGAVSQERPPMTA is encoded by the coding sequence GTGCGTGTGTTGTTGATGTCGTATGGGTCGCGGGGGGACGTCGAACCACTGGCGGGACTCGCGGTCCAATTGCGGGCACTCGGCGCGGAGGTGCGGGTGTGCGCGCCGCCGGACGAGGAGTTCGCGGCGCTGCTGGCCGGTGTCGGCGTGCCGCTGGTGCCCTTCGGCCAGTCGGTGCGCGCGCTGGTGACCGGGGCGACGCCGGCGTCGCCGCCGGACCCGTTCCGGATCGCGGCCGAGTTGGTCGCCGCGCACTTCGACACGGTCGCCGCGGCGGCCGAGGGGTGTGATGTGCTGGTGGCGACCGGTTTGATGCCGGCCGGTGTGCGGTCGGTGGCCGAGAAACTGGGCATCCGCTACGTGTACGCGTGCTTCCACCCGTTCGAACTGCCGTCGCCGCACTACCTGCCGTCGCCGCGGCCGGGCCGGCCGTTCCCGCCGGAGGTGACCGACAACCGGGTGCTGTGGGACCTGGACGCCGAGAAGGTGAACGCTCTGTACGGCGAGGCGCTCAACACCCACCGGGCGTCGATCGGCCTGCCACCGGTGGACAACGTCCGCGACCACGTCTTCACCGACCAGCCCTGGATGGCGGCGGACCCGGTCCTGGGCCCGTGGCAGGAGCTGACGGACCTCGACCTCGTACAGACCGGCGCGTGGATCCTGCCGGACGAACGCCCGCTCCCGGAAGAGTTGGAGGCGTTCCTGGACGCCGGCACACCGCCGGTGTACGTGGGCTTCGGCAGCATGCCCATGCGCGCCCCGAAGGACGCCGCCCAGGTAGCCATCGAGGCGATTCGCGCGCACGGCCGCCGCGTACTCGTCTCCCGCGGCTGGGCCGATCTGACCCTGATCGACGACCGGGACGACTGCTTCGCCGTCGGCGAGGTCAACCATCAGGCACTGTTCCGCCGGGTGGCCGCCGTTGTGCACCACGGTGGCGCGGGCACCACGACGACGGCCGCCCGGGCCGGCGCACCTCAGGTGGTGGTCCCCCAGTTCGTGGACCAGCCGTACTGGGCCGGCCGGGTGGCCGAGCTGGGCATCGGCGCGGCACACGACGGTCCGACTCCGACCTTCGAGTCCCTCTCGGCCGCCCTCAGGACGGCCCTGACACCGGAGACCCGCACACGAGCGAGCGCCGTGGCCGGCACGATCCGCACCGACGGGACGACGGTGGCCGCGAAACTGTTGCTCGGCGCCGTCAGCCAAGAAAGGCCGCCCATGACTGCGTGA
- a CDS encoding serine hydrolase gives MNVRTRTALAASLVLAVTAGPIAASPAFAASTSATSATASASLPDAKALRAAIAGLPDADATAALVRVAGTDGSWRGSSGVAEIGSGRKALEQARFRIGSTTKVFTAAVVLQLAAEHRIDLGAPVQDYLPGLLPGHPPITVRQLLNHTSGLQEAHDDRTFDEAYQHRFDTVTPRQLVAASAAKPLEFTPGTQQHYVGVNYTLLGLLIEKTTGCSYEQQVSQRILRPLGLRQSSFPGANPRIDGPHNHGYQAVKRSDGTTELRDVTMWNVTDVWATGNLISTTADLERFLNALFRGEVVPKAQLEEMFTVPEGIPLYGSDRPAEYSAGLTRFTLRDGTVGWGKTGGLYGCNTAVLAARDLSRSLVYSVNSTNARDRDMNKVVGRIITAAFTR, from the coding sequence TTGAACGTTCGTACGCGCACCGCGCTGGCTGCCTCCCTCGTGCTCGCCGTCACAGCCGGCCCGATCGCTGCCTCCCCAGCCTTCGCCGCTTCAACCTCCGCTACCTCCGCCACGGCTTCGGCTTCGCTCCCCGACGCCAAGGCGCTGCGCGCGGCGATCGCCGGCCTGCCGGACGCTGACGCCACCGCAGCGCTCGTCCGCGTCGCCGGTACGGACGGCAGCTGGCGTGGCTCCAGCGGCGTCGCCGAGATCGGCAGCGGCCGAAAGGCGCTGGAGCAGGCCCGTTTCCGGATCGGCTCCACAACCAAGGTGTTCACCGCGGCGGTGGTGCTGCAACTCGCCGCCGAGCACCGGATCGACCTCGGTGCGCCAGTCCAGGACTATCTGCCCGGCCTGCTGCCCGGCCATCCGCCCATCACCGTCCGTCAGCTCCTCAACCACACCAGCGGACTTCAGGAGGCCCATGACGACAGGACCTTCGACGAGGCGTACCAGCACCGCTTCGACACCGTCACCCCACGGCAGCTGGTCGCGGCGTCTGCTGCCAAGCCCCTCGAATTTACCCCCGGCACACAGCAGCACTACGTCGGCGTCAACTACACGCTGCTGGGCCTGCTGATCGAGAAGACGACTGGCTGCTCGTACGAACAGCAGGTCTCCCAGCGCATCCTGCGGCCGCTCGGTCTGCGTCAGTCCTCGTTCCCCGGCGCCAACCCACGCATCGACGGCCCGCACAACCACGGTTACCAGGCCGTCAAGCGCTCCGACGGCACGACCGAGCTGCGCGATGTCACGATGTGGAATGTCACGGACGTCTGGGCCACCGGCAATCTGATCTCCACGACAGCGGATCTGGAGCGCTTCCTGAACGCGCTCTTCCGCGGTGAAGTGGTCCCCAAGGCCCAACTGGAGGAGATGTTCACTGTGCCGGAGGGCATCCCCCTGTACGGCAGCGACAGGCCCGCCGAATACAGTGCCGGCCTGACCCGCTTCACCTTGCGGGACGGCACCGTGGGCTGGGGCAAGACCGGCGGTCTCTACGGTTGCAACACTGCCGTCCTCGCCGCCCGCGATCTGAGCCGCAGCCTCGTCTACTCGGTCAACTCCACGAACGCCAGGGACCGGGATATGAACAAGGTCGTCGGGCGCATCATCACGGCTGCGTTCACCCGCTGA
- a CDS encoding GNAT family N-acetyltransferase produces MTSFWTGKRVRLRGIEPDDWAAFMRFADDEQRLGDLLHPPRSAEGYRAWAKEQAAAKSDDDCFQLAIEAVDTGEIVGAVGSHHADPRAGWFEYGVTMGADHRRKGYAAEAVVMLLRFMFAERRFHKCGARIFAHNEASLALQRRLGFTEEGRLRDHVFLAGRHHDLVMMGMLADEFAQLHSLSEL; encoded by the coding sequence ATGACATCGTTCTGGACCGGCAAACGGGTACGCCTGCGTGGTATCGAGCCCGACGACTGGGCCGCGTTCATGCGTTTCGCCGATGACGAGCAGCGGTTGGGAGACCTGCTGCACCCACCCCGTTCCGCCGAGGGCTACCGCGCCTGGGCGAAGGAGCAGGCCGCTGCCAAATCCGATGACGACTGCTTCCAGTTGGCAATCGAAGCCGTCGACACGGGAGAGATAGTCGGTGCTGTCGGCTCGCACCACGCTGATCCACGTGCGGGCTGGTTCGAGTACGGCGTCACCATGGGCGCGGATCATCGGCGCAAAGGCTACGCGGCAGAAGCCGTGGTGATGCTGCTGCGCTTCATGTTCGCCGAGCGGCGCTTTCACAAGTGCGGAGCGCGGATATTCGCACACAACGAGGCATCGCTGGCACTTCAACGTCGGCTCGGGTTCACCGAGGAGGGGCGCCTACGCGATCACGTGTTCCTCGCCGGTCGGCATCACGATCTCGTCATGATGGGCATGCTCGCTGATGAGTTCGCCCAACTGCACTCGCTGAGCGAACTCTGA
- a CDS encoding amidohydrolase family protein, with product MTHLRIDVHAHLWTTGYLDRLERLGKTDTGTQRGIGADATEADLDRRFALMDRAGIDLQVLSVAPQSPHLTGEPDAVALAGAANESYAELVARFPGRFRAFAALPLPHVDAALREVVHALDDLGAVGVGVTTTVLGRTLADPLFAPLYEELDRRGAVLYIHPAGEGAASPLITGHGMTWMVGALVEDTVAVMHLILAGIPVRYPRMRILASHLGGALPLLPRRLDDHLAFESPETPELPSVAVGRLWYDTVSHVHSPALVAAAASFGADRLVLGTDFPYEDGEVFVRAVDYIADSGLAPEEVTMILDTNAADLLGLSGP from the coding sequence GTGACCCATCTGCGTATCGATGTGCACGCTCACCTGTGGACCACGGGGTACCTGGACCGCCTCGAACGGCTGGGGAAGACCGATACCGGCACCCAGCGCGGGATCGGCGCCGACGCGACCGAGGCCGATCTGGACCGCCGTTTCGCACTGATGGACCGGGCAGGCATCGACCTTCAGGTGCTCTCCGTGGCACCGCAGTCCCCACACCTGACGGGGGAGCCCGACGCCGTGGCGCTGGCGGGCGCGGCGAACGAGTCGTACGCAGAGCTGGTGGCCCGTTTCCCCGGGCGCTTCCGGGCCTTCGCCGCGCTGCCCCTCCCTCATGTCGACGCGGCCCTGCGTGAGGTCGTCCACGCCCTGGACGACCTCGGTGCGGTCGGTGTCGGCGTGACCACGACCGTACTCGGCCGCACACTCGCCGATCCGCTTTTCGCCCCCCTCTACGAGGAGCTCGATCGGCGCGGTGCCGTCCTGTATATCCACCCGGCCGGCGAAGGGGCGGCCAGCCCGCTGATCACCGGGCACGGCATGACGTGGATGGTCGGGGCGCTGGTCGAGGACACGGTGGCGGTCATGCACCTGATCCTCGCGGGCATCCCGGTGCGCTATCCGCGGATGCGTATCCTGGCCTCGCACCTGGGCGGGGCGCTGCCCTTGTTGCCGCGCCGGCTTGACGACCATCTGGCGTTCGAGTCCCCTGAGACGCCCGAGCTGCCTTCGGTGGCCGTCGGCCGCCTCTGGTACGACACGGTCAGCCACGTGCATTCGCCGGCGCTGGTCGCCGCCGCGGCGTCATTCGGGGCGGACCGCCTCGTACTCGGCACGGATTTTCCGTACGAGGACGGAGAGGTCTTCGTGCGGGCCGTGGACTACATCGCTGACTCGGGGCTCGCCCCGGAGGAGGTCACGATGATCCTCGACACCAATGCGGCAGACCTGCTCGGCCTGTCCGGGCCGTGA
- a CDS encoding ice-binding family protein: MPVSPNQGSTGGGDAVTLTGSHFTGTTTVRYGSRQATSFTVVSDTTTDTITPSGHGPVPVSVTTPGGTGTVGTFYYLPPPSFRLDPPPAGPLGGGNTVTLTGVGLYTTSEVRFGTQAAVFTVDSDGQLTVVVPAVTSAGPVGVTVRARGGIASGVTYTYLDSPSITVVTLDSGPVDGNNLVVITGTAFSYTTGVTFDGTPAISYRIASDTEIDALLPVGELGPADVSVTTLGGTTTASDAYTYLGRFAVLGGQSVTNTGLSSITGDLGVCPGVSLTGFPPGQVDGSIHNSDADAVAAHADLITTYNNAVGQIPDASIAGDIGGLTLPPGVYNAASSIALSGTLTLDAQGDRNADWIFQVGSTLTTATASHVLLTNGATARNVIWLIGSSATLGTDTDFAGRILAQTSITVNAGVTVNGQVLAIDGSVTLDTNRITRPW; this comes from the coding sequence ATGCCAGTCTCACCGAACCAGGGATCCACCGGCGGGGGCGACGCGGTGACCCTCACCGGGAGCCACTTCACCGGCACCACCACCGTGCGCTACGGCTCGCGCCAGGCTACGAGCTTCACGGTCGTCAGCGACACCACCACCGACACCATCACCCCCTCCGGCCACGGGCCCGTTCCGGTCTCCGTAACAACCCCCGGGGGAACGGGAACTGTCGGCACCTTCTACTACCTGCCGCCGCCCTCCTTTCGTCTCGACCCGCCTCCCGCGGGTCCCTTGGGAGGCGGCAATACGGTGACACTCACAGGTGTCGGCCTCTACACCACGAGCGAGGTCCGATTCGGTACGCAGGCCGCCGTGTTCACCGTCGACTCCGACGGCCAGCTCACCGTGGTGGTCCCAGCGGTGACCTCCGCGGGCCCGGTGGGGGTCACCGTAAGAGCCAGGGGCGGAATCGCCAGCGGAGTCACCTATACCTACCTCGACTCGCCTTCCATCACCGTCGTCACCCTCGACTCAGGACCGGTGGACGGCAACAATCTCGTCGTCATCACCGGGACCGCGTTCTCCTACACCACCGGTGTCACTTTCGACGGCACACCCGCCATCTCCTACCGGATAGCCTCCGACACTGAGATCGACGCCCTGCTGCCAGTTGGAGAGCTCGGCCCTGCCGATGTCTCGGTCACCACTCTCGGTGGCACCACAACCGCCTCGGACGCCTACACTTATCTGGGACGCTTCGCGGTGCTGGGCGGACAGTCGGTCACCAACACCGGCCTCTCGAGCATCACCGGAGACCTCGGAGTATGCCCGGGAGTGTCCCTTACTGGCTTCCCACCCGGCCAGGTCGACGGCAGCATCCACAACTCGGACGCGGACGCCGTCGCAGCCCATGCCGACCTGATCACGACGTACAACAACGCCGTCGGCCAGATCCCGGACGCCAGCATCGCCGGAGACATCGGCGGCTTGACACTGCCCCCCGGCGTCTACAACGCCGCGTCCTCCATCGCGCTCAGTGGCACCCTCACGCTGGATGCCCAGGGCGACCGCAACGCCGACTGGATCTTCCAAGTCGGATCGACCCTGACGACGGCAACCGCGAGCCACGTGCTCCTCACCAACGGCGCCACGGCCCGCAATGTCATCTGGCTGATCGGAAGTTCAGCCACTCTGGGTACCGACACCGACTTCGCAGGCAGGATCCTGGCCCAGACATCGATCACCGTGAACGCCGGCGTGACGGTCAACGGCCAGGTATTGGCCATCGACGGCTCTGTAACTCTGGACACCAACAGAATTACCCGCCCGTGGTAA
- a CDS encoding serine hydrolase, which produces MTSTLRKHLAVAAGVAALLAAEVATAVAQPAAPSPVEQLRQDTEAIHALGISGVQARVIAPDGRQSVATSGTADLNTGRPVPSDGYFRMASTSKTLVATVILQLEAEGELSLDDTVDHWLPGAVQGNGNDGSRITIRQLLQHTSGIHDDLPGYTTPEEYYQQRHNVYSPEQLVARAMAHAPDFPPGEGWEYSNTGYLLLAMIIQKATDQPAHQEIEDRILRPLGLDQTRWMGTSPTLPRPHAKAYQLFGPGAVVDVTDQIPVDYETSFATTTRDENRFLRALLAGRLLPTRQLAEMKQTVPVSAEVQQLWPGGRYGLGLVERPLSCGGTYWSHEGGDGGYITLNGVTDNGRRSAVVSMSEARGDTPEHILDQENAASALIDHALCAGGPSTP; this is translated from the coding sequence ATGACTTCGACTCTGCGAAAGCACCTCGCCGTGGCAGCCGGTGTCGCTGCGCTGCTCGCCGCCGAGGTGGCCACCGCCGTCGCCCAGCCCGCCGCTCCCTCCCCTGTGGAGCAGTTGCGCCAGGACACCGAGGCGATCCACGCCCTCGGTATCAGCGGTGTGCAGGCCCGCGTGATCGCGCCTGACGGTCGGCAGTCGGTCGCCACCAGCGGCACCGCCGACCTGAACACCGGCCGCCCGGTCCCTTCCGACGGCTACTTCCGCATGGCCAGCACGTCCAAGACTCTGGTCGCCACCGTGATCCTCCAACTGGAGGCCGAGGGCGAGCTGTCCCTGGACGACACGGTCGACCACTGGCTGCCAGGAGCGGTGCAGGGTAACGGCAACGACGGCAGCCGGATCACCATCCGCCAACTGCTCCAGCACACCAGCGGCATCCACGACGACCTGCCCGGATACACGACGCCGGAGGAGTACTACCAGCAGCGCCACAACGTCTACAGCCCCGAGCAGCTGGTTGCCCGCGCCATGGCCCACGCGCCGGACTTCCCGCCCGGCGAGGGCTGGGAGTACTCCAACACCGGCTACCTCCTGCTCGCCATGATCATCCAGAAGGCCACCGATCAACCCGCCCACCAGGAGATCGAAGACCGCATCCTGCGCCCGCTCGGCCTCGACCAGACCCGGTGGATGGGCACCTCGCCCACCCTGCCCCGGCCGCACGCCAAGGCCTACCAGCTCTTCGGCCCCGGCGCCGTGGTGGACGTCACCGACCAGATACCGGTGGACTACGAGACATCGTTCGCCACGACCACGCGGGACGAGAACCGCTTCCTCCGCGCGCTGCTCGCGGGCCGCCTGCTCCCGACGCGGCAGCTGGCCGAGATGAAGCAGACCGTCCCGGTGAGCGCGGAGGTCCAACAGCTGTGGCCCGGCGGCCGATACGGGCTCGGCCTGGTCGAACGCCCCCTGAGCTGCGGAGGAACCTACTGGAGCCACGAGGGCGGGGACGGCGGCTACATCACCCTCAACGGCGTCACCGACAACGGCAGGCGAAGCGCCGTGGTCTCCATGTCCGAGGCACGCGGCGACACCCCGGAGCACATACTGGACCAGGAGAACGCGGCCAGCGCCCTGATCGACCACGCACTGTGCGCCGGGGGCCCCAGCACCCCGTGA
- a CDS encoding DUF3592 domain-containing protein, giving the protein MSAVGGAFGFVFGAFGLLFAAFGIGMLIWMVRRTSAYKRTLREGLVAEARCLETFVMHRSSNGHGHSQRRQILGFRTSDGRDVRAQVASDQLYVVGDIVPVRYLPHRPEQAVPAAAPPGLGVMSYLTGAVLVVFTCIGLFFAALGFGLAVFMDSSVDDDGTSPEQSWTTEP; this is encoded by the coding sequence ATGTCTGCTGTGGGTGGGGCGTTCGGTTTTGTGTTCGGGGCGTTCGGGTTGCTGTTTGCTGCCTTCGGGATCGGGATGCTCATCTGGATGGTGCGGAGGACCTCGGCGTACAAGCGGACTTTGCGGGAGGGACTGGTCGCCGAGGCTCGCTGTCTGGAGACGTTCGTGATGCACCGTTCCTCGAACGGGCACGGGCACAGCCAGCGGCGTCAGATCCTCGGGTTCCGGACGTCCGACGGACGGGATGTGCGGGCCCAGGTCGCCTCGGACCAGCTCTATGTGGTGGGGGACATCGTGCCCGTGCGATATCTGCCGCATCGCCCCGAGCAGGCGGTACCAGCCGCTGCGCCGCCCGGGCTCGGGGTCATGTCGTATCTGACCGGCGCAGTGCTGGTGGTCTTCACATGTATAGGGCTCTTCTTCGCCGCGCTGGGCTTCGGTCTGGCCGTATTCATGGACTCGTCGGTCGATGACGACGGCACCAGTCCGGAGCAGAGCTGGACTACCGAACCCTAG
- a CDS encoding AAA family ATPase yields MPTYTPFAATGTLSEPAHASQLDVAGELLALLRDATTEPRPDTQLEALTLAVAADLPVLLWGEPGIGKTAALTQLAAALDLPLTTVIASVHEPSDFSGLPIVGDDPAEQGVPMAPPDWAVRLVRSGRGLLFLDELSTAAPAVQAALLRLVLERRIGALQLPPGIRIVAAANPRSSAADGWELSPPLANRFVHLQWTHDHEVVVRGLGGTWPRATLPRLDPEGLSEAVDFARRAVCGLLSARPGLVHRLPSNETRRGGPWPSPRSWEMTLCLIAFASAAGSSREVLSLLVRGTVGDGPGLELLASLDRMDLPDPEVLLADPAGAALPERGDLRQAVLDGVVDAVRKRPEKSRWDAAWALLARAVETGAPDLVVVPATTLAALRNEDWDVPESIERLAGAVSLSRRADHAAARAAVAAKAGR; encoded by the coding sequence ATGCCCACATACACCCCGTTCGCTGCAACCGGCACCCTCTCCGAACCAGCCCACGCCTCCCAGCTCGACGTCGCCGGCGAGTTGCTGGCCCTGCTGCGCGACGCAACCACTGAACCGCGCCCCGACACACAACTGGAGGCCCTGACTCTGGCGGTGGCCGCCGACCTGCCCGTGCTTCTGTGGGGTGAGCCGGGGATCGGCAAGACCGCGGCCCTGACACAGCTTGCCGCGGCCCTGGACCTTCCCCTGACCACAGTGATCGCCAGCGTGCACGAGCCGTCCGACTTCTCTGGGCTGCCCATAGTCGGAGACGATCCCGCGGAACAAGGTGTCCCGATGGCCCCGCCGGACTGGGCGGTGCGACTGGTGCGGTCCGGCCGGGGGCTGTTGTTCCTGGATGAGCTGTCCACCGCGGCACCAGCCGTTCAAGCCGCCCTGCTCCGCCTCGTGCTCGAGCGGCGGATCGGCGCCCTGCAATTGCCGCCCGGGATCCGGATCGTGGCTGCCGCCAATCCGCGATCCTCGGCGGCCGACGGCTGGGAGCTGAGCCCGCCTCTGGCCAACCGGTTCGTTCATCTTCAGTGGACCCACGACCACGAGGTCGTGGTACGCGGCCTCGGTGGGACTTGGCCCCGGGCAACACTTCCGCGGCTCGACCCGGAGGGGTTGTCAGAGGCCGTGGACTTCGCCCGCCGTGCGGTGTGCGGGCTCCTCTCCGCCCGCCCCGGGCTCGTGCACCGGCTGCCCAGCAACGAAACTCGCCGGGGCGGCCCCTGGCCGTCACCCCGAAGCTGGGAGATGACACTGTGTCTGATTGCCTTCGCGTCCGCGGCCGGTTCCTCCCGGGAAGTCCTTTCCTTGCTGGTCAGGGGCACAGTGGGGGACGGTCCGGGGCTGGAGCTGCTGGCAAGCCTGGACCGGATGGACCTCCCGGACCCCGAGGTGCTCCTCGCCGACCCGGCGGGTGCCGCCCTGCCCGAGCGGGGGGATCTACGCCAAGCAGTGCTTGACGGTGTGGTGGACGCGGTCCGTAAGCGCCCGGAGAAGTCCCGCTGGGACGCGGCGTGGGCGCTCCTGGCCCGGGCGGTGGAGACCGGAGCCCCGGACCTGGTGGTCGTTCCCGCGACCACACTCGCCGCGCTGCGCAACGAGGACTGGGACGTTCCGGAATCGATCGAGCGGCTCGCCGGAGCGGT